In Penicillium oxalicum strain HP7-1 chromosome I, whole genome shotgun sequence, a single window of DNA contains:
- a CDS encoding GPI inositol-deacylase, which translates to MHRRSSGSPVADDSDDSSPLHADDHGSGFSPGNATDSSNDKSHSHIARHGTSFDLRRDNGQSTPRSRNSSLWRNPSSQPSSDSKIMPPGSPRLPMEASSPDGRRARQSSLRSPWSCSILTALTTIFAIAFLASIVRSFATRQQGEAGCGVPMMSPTFIRMLEFDTEHTRFASKYNLFLYREEGVDPYTQDNIGYLCSFSLAMLAVTGRSRSLAAEASRHYSDVVNHDEQRHAAGVRSLDFFMVDFNEDMAAFHGQTLLDQAEYVNEAIAYILSLYHDPHRTRRDPGLPDPSAVILVGHSMGGIVARTTLTMANYQANSVNTIITMSAPHAKPPVSFDSDIVHTYKQINDYWREAYSQTWANNNPLWHVTLISIAGGARDTVVPSDYTSISSLVPETHGFTVFTSSMPNVWIGMDHLSITWCDQFRKAIIKSLFDIIDARRPSQTKPRADRMQILRRWYLTGLESVAERTLSQKEPNTLLTLEDNANTILAQGQRLVLRQLGQRHGPDVRLLPIPPQGVSGKKFTLLTDQSFDKNGHIEVLFCSVFPLSNGRSTVFSMNLDFSGGTVGSTRLACKSASEDAIYLPASKANSQNPYDPVPPFSYLQYDLENLAEHQFVAIVDKANVPTAGFLVAEFSDSSVAVIRAKVGLGSLLSAGLKMRLPASRPMLTEVNIPALYSSLLNYKLKIERKPQRDELFAPLLRQSIPDPHESKFFVNVNDVNVNLHGIAPFMPSPVRESASVGGVSFQLWTDPTPGETVDISLSVDIRGSLGELVMRYRTVFAAFPLLVVAMVLRKQFQIYDQTGYFIPFTDGLDRAMRSSLPLLLVAMSLLATSLATSKALPQSDDPFHWRTNSTETLLDFTKNDLLLGSQDAFFWFLVPVFGLISIGVCVLINYLALFLVTIFSLVYGAIYSKSGYIRREDRGNSTVFIAPTPRRRVIHTAILLVLVSTVIPYQFAYLVACIVQLATTVRSQWHAKETRSVSHLNFNNYAHSVLILMLWILPINVLVLLVWAHNLVVHWFMPFSSHHNVLSIMPFLLLVETMTSGAMIPRITTRLRHVTSVIFFAIAIYSGVYGVTYAYLLHHLANMLAAWFVGIYLVGSGVSPGRLWRIIDGDEVPENTGRHVKKKP; encoded by the exons ATGCACAGACGCTCGTCTGGCTCCCCGGTCGCAGACGACTCTGACGATTCCTCCCCTTTACACGCCGACGATCATGGGTCTGGTTTCAGCCCGGGCAATGCTACCGATTCCTCCAACGATAAGTCGCACTCGCACATAGCCCGTCACGGCACCAGCTTTGATCTGCGCCGGGATAACGGCCAATCCACGCCGCGCTCAAGGAATTCCAGTCTCTGGCGCAATCCTTCCTCTCAACCATCCTCCGACTCCAAGATCATGCCTCCGGGCTCCCCGCGACTGCCCATGGAGGCCTCCTCCCCCGACGGTCGCCGCGCGCGTCAGTCAAGCTTGCGCAGTCCTTGGTCATGCTCCATCCTCACAGCTTTGACCACCATCTTCGCAAtcgccttcttggcctcgatcGTGCGCTCTTTTGCGACTCGCCAGCAGGGGGAAGCCGGATGTGGTGTGCCCATGATGAGCCCAACATTCATCCGCATGTTGGAATTCGACACGGAACATACGCGATTTGCCAGCAAGTACAATTTGTTTTTGTATCGGGAGGAGGGCGTTGACCCCTACACCCAGGATAACATTGGG TACCTGTGCTCTTTCTCCCTGGCAATGCTGGCAGTTACCGGCAGGTCCCGGTCTCTAGCGGCCGAAGCTTCGCGGCACTATTCCGACGTGGTAAATCACGACGAGCAGCGACATGCCGCCGGCGTGCGCAGCCTCGACTTTTTTATGGTGGACTTCAATGAGGATATGGCGGCTTTCCACGGTCAAACCTTGTTAGACCAAGCGGAATACGTCAATGAGGCAATCGCATATATTCTTTCCCTGTACCACGATCCGCATCGCACTCGCCGGGATCCAGGCTTGCCTGACCCGAGCGCGGTGATCTTGGTCGGGCACTCGATGGGCGGCATTGTGGCTCGAACCACTCTGACGATGGCCAATTACCAAGCCAATTCCGTCAACACGATCATCACCATGTCCGCGCCACACGCGAAACCACCCGTTTCCTTCGACTCGGACATTGTTCACACCTACAAGCAAATCAATGATTACTGGCGAGAAGCCTATTCGCAGACCTGGGCGAACAACAACCCGCTTTGGCACGTGACGCTGATTTCCATCGCCGGTGGTGCACGCGACACCGTCGTCCCCTCCGACTATACGAGCATCTCATCCCTCGTCCCGGAGACCCATGGCTTTACCGTTTTcacttcttccatgccgAATGTGTGGATCGGCATGGATCACTTGTCTATCACGTGGTGTGATCAATTCCGCAAGGCTATCATCAAATCGCTATTCGACATCATCGACGCCCGCCGTCCATCGCAGACCAAGCCTCGAGCGGATCGCATGCAAATCCTCAGACGATGGTACTTGACCGGACTGGAGTCCGTTGCGGAGCGGACCCTGTCCCAGAAGGAGCCGAATACACTCTTGACTCTCGAAGATAATGCAAACACTATTCTGGCTCAGGGCCAGCGGCTCGTTCTTCGTCAACTCGGGCAACGACATGGCCCTGACGTGCGCCTGTTGCCCATTCCACCACAAGGAGTGTCCGGTAAAAAGTTCACTCTTCTTACAGATCAGAGTTTCGATAAGAATGGACATATTGAGGTCCTGTTCTGCAGCGTTTTTCCCTTGAGTAACGGTCGGTCTACGGTTTTCTCCATGAATCTGGACTTCTCAGGAGGCACCGTAGGCTCAACTCGATTGGCATGCAAAAGCGCTTCCGAGGATGCCATCTATCTTCCTGCTTCAAAGGCGAATTCGCAGAATCCTTACGATCCGGTTCCTCCTTTCTCCTATCTTCAATACGATCTGGAAAATCTGGCCGAACATCAATTCGTCGCCATCGTGGACAAGGCCAATGTGCCCACCGCGGGCTTCTTGGTGGCCGAGTTCTCCGACAGCTCGGTTGCAGTGATCCGAGCTAAGGTGGGATTAGGCAGTCTGTTGAGTGCGGGCCTGAAGATGCGCTTGCCTGCCAGTCGCCCCATGCTCACGGAGGTCAATATCCCCGCCCTGTACTCCAGTCTACTCAACTACAAATTGAAGATTGAACGAAAACCCCAACGCGATGAGCTTTTCGCTCCGCTCCTCCGTCAGTCTATCCCCGATCCTCACGAGTCCAAGTTCTTTGTCAACGTCAATGATGTCAACGTCAACCTCCACGGTATTGCGCCCTTCATGCCTTCCCCTGTGCGCGAGTCGGCCTCCGTGGGAGGTGTTTCGTTCCAATTGTGGACCGACCCGACCCCCGGCGAAACCGTGGATATCTCCCTGTCGGTCGATATCCGCGGGAGTCTGGGCGAACTTGTCATGCGCTACCGCACTGTGTTTGCGGCATTTCCGCTTCTCGTCGTAGCAATGGTCCTTCGCAAGCAGTTCCAGATTTATGATCAGACGGGATACTTCATCCCATTCACCGATGGTCTGGACCGGGCCATGCGCTCCTCGTTGCCTCTCTTGCTGGTGGCCATGTCACTCTTGGCAACTTCGCTTGCGACTTCCAAGGCTCTGCCGCAATCTGACGATCCCTTCCACTGGCGGACCAATTCTACCGAAACTCTGCTCGACTTTACCAAGAATGACCTGTTACTCGGCTCCCAGGATGCCTTCTTCTGGTTCCTCGTTCCAGTCTTCGGTCTGATTAGCATCGGAGTCTGCGTTCTGATCAATTACCTCGCGCTCTTCCTTGTgaccatcttctctttgGTATACGGTGCCATCTATAGCAAGTCCGGCTACATTCGCCGGGAGGACCGGGGTAATTCAACGGTTTTCATCGCGCCCACCCCCCGTCGCCGCGTGATTCATACTGCCATTCTGCTTGTTCTCGTGTCGACTGTCATTCCTTACCAATTCGCTTATCTGGTGGCCTGTATCGTACAGTTAGCAACCACTGTGCGCAGCCAATGGCACGCAAAGGAAACG CGATCCGTTTCTCACCTTAATTTTAACAATTACGCCCATTCCGTCCTAATTCTGATGCTTTGGATCCTGCCGATTAACGTGCTCGTCCTTCTGGTCTGGGCGCATAATTTGGTCGTGCACTGGTTCATGCCCTTTTCATCGCACCACAACGTCCTTTCGATCATgcctttcctccttctcgtcgaGACCATGACTTCGGGCGCCATGATCCCTCGAATCACCACCCGTCTGCGCCACGTGACGTCGGTTATCTTCTTCGCCATTGCCATCTACTCTGGAGTCTACGGAGTTACGTATGCTTATCTACTGCACCATCTGGCCAACATGTTGGCCGCATGGTTTGTCGGCATCTATTTGGTTGGCAGTGGAGTTTCGCCTGGGAGATTGTGGCGGATTATCGACGGCGACGAAGTTCCCGAGAATACTGGAAGACATGTTAAGAAGAAGCCATGA
- a CDS encoding Elongation factor 3, whose protein sequence is MPAVDVSSVPAVSGKEVAQSIAVLEDLIKNLNVSTSADEVNAAASNLATLFSGPIAEQTLPLKAVETFKKQLSNKKDALVRERACEGIRAIASHTTIAPGVEPHLVSLLGPVLNAVGDKMTPVKEAAQSAAAAIVQAVNGNAVKAVVTPLIDSIQNAQKWPEKMAALKCIDTLVETAPAQLSYQVPRLIPVVSEAMWDTKADIKKAAYSTMEKVCGLIVNKDIERFIPELIKCISKPENVPETVHLLGATTFVSDVTSPTLAIMVPLLDRGLVERETAIKRKSAVIVDNMCKLVEDPQLVAPFLPKMLPALNKNYETLADPEAREKTKQALDTLTRVGDVKDGKIPEVSTAGDIETVAGILKDILKEKNFEDRIASSEAVINYVGAIAGQLVDEKDSDNTTWTQNALPYIVAIVGEEAAKPIAETLRKRASPDAAAADEVPSDEEEGEDLCNCTFSLAYGAKILLNQTHLRLKRGQRYGLLGPNGSGKTTLMRAINNEQLEGFPKKDEVKTVYVEHDLDAADTELTVIGWTIKKLNEVGLEPVESEVREKLVNEFGFLESQLDGSIGALSGGWKMKLALCRAVFENPDILLLDEPTNHLDVKNVEWLENYLKSSPCTSIMVSHDSGFLDRVIQHVVHYERFKLKRYRGTLSEFVKRVPSARSYYELGASEMEFKFPEPGFLEGVKTKSKAIIRVSNMSFQYPGTPQPQIRDITFQVSLGSRIAVIGPNGAGKSTLVNVLTGELIPTSGDVYQHENIRIAYIKQHAFAHIDNHLDSTPSEYIQWRFQTGEDRETMDRANKIVTEEDEKAMDKIYKVEGTLRRVVGIHSRRKFKNTYEYEISWALGDNVGMKSEKWTPMMSNENTWLPRSEIIMSHPKQVAEVDQKEALASGQFRPLVRKEIEQHCANFGLDAELVSHSRMRGLSGGQRVKVVLAACSWQRPHIIVLDEPTNYLDRDSLGALSKAIKSFEGGVVIITHSREFTENLTEEVWAVNHGVMTPSGHNWVQGQGSGPRLDQKGDDDEDKFDAMGNKIVVEKKKKLTGSELRKKKKERAARRKRGEEVFSDEDDF, encoded by the exons ATGCCCGCCGTTGACGTTTCTTCCGTTCCTGCCGTCTCCGGCAAGGAGGTCGCTCAGTCGATCGCCGTCCTCGAGGACCTCATCAAGAACCTCAACGTTTCCACCTCTGCCGATGAGGTGAACGCTGCTGCCAGCAACCTGGCTACCCTGTTCAGCGGCCCCATCGCCGAGCAGACTCTGCCCCTGAAGGCCGTCGAGACTTTCAAGAAGCAGCTCTCCAACAAGAAGGATGCTCTGGTCCGTGAGCGTGCCTGCGAGGGTATCCGCGCCATCGCCTCCCACACCACCATTGCCCCCGGTGTCGAGCCTCACTTGGTGTCCCTTCTCGGTCCCGTCCTGAACGCCGTCGGTGACAAGATGACCCCCGTCAAGGAGGCCGCTCAgtctgccgctgccgccatCGTCCAGGCCGTCAACGGTAACGCCGTCAAGGCCGTTGTCACCCCCCTCATCGACTCCATCCAGAACGCCCAGAAGTGGCCCGAGAAGATGGCTGCCCTCAAGTGCATTGACACCCTCGTCGAGACCGCCCCTGCTCAGCTCTCCTACCAGGTTCCCCGTCTGATCCCCGTCGTCTCCGAGGCCATGTGGGACACCAAGGCCGACATCAAGAAGGCTGCCTACTCCACCATGGAGAAGGTCTGCGGTCTCATTGTCAACAAGGATATTGAGCGTTTCATTCCCGAGCTCATCAAGTGTATCTCCAAGCCCGAGAACGTCCCCGAGACTGTTCACTTGCTCGGTGCCACCACTTTCGTTTCCGATGTCACCTCCCCCACCCTCGCTATCATGGTTCCCCTGCTGGACCGTGGTCTCGTCGAGCGTGAGACTGCCATCAAGCGTAAGTCCGCTGTCATTGTCGACAACATGTGTAAGCTTGTGGAGGACCCCCAGCTGGTCGCCCCCTTCTTGCCTAAGATGTTGCCCGCTCTGAACAAGAACTACGAGACCCTTGCCGACCCCGAGGCCCGTGAGAAGACCAAGCAGGCTTTGGACACTCTCACCCGTGTCGGTGATGTCAAGGACGGCAAGATCCCCGAGGTTTCCACCGCTGGTGACATCGAGACCGTCGCTGGTATCCTCAAGGACAtcctcaaggagaagaacttCGAGGACCGCATTGCCTCCTCCGAGGCCGTCATCAACTACGTCGGTGCCATCGCTGGTCAGCTCGTCGACGAGAAGGACTCCGACAACACCACCTGGACCCAGAACGCCCTGCCCTACATCGTCGCTATCGTCGGTGAGGAGGCCGCCAAGCCCATTGCCGAGACTCTCCGTAAGCGTGCTTCCCCCGACGCCGCTGCCGCCGATGAGGTTCcctccgacgaggaggagggtgaggACCTGTGCAACTGCACCTTCTCCCTGGCCTACGGTGCCAAGATTCTGCTGAACCAGACCCACCTGCGTCTCAAGCGTGGTCAGCGTTACGGTCTCCTCGGACCCAACGGTTCCGGCAAGACCACCCTCATGCGTGCCATCAACAACGAGCAGCTTGAGGGTTTccccaagaaggatgaggtCAAGACTGTCTACGTTGAGCACGACCTTGACGCTGCTGACACTGAGTTGACCGTCATTGGCTGGACCATCAAGAAGTTGAACGAGGTCGGCCTCGAGCCCGTCGAGTCCGAGGTCCGTGAAAAGCTGGTCAACGAGTTCGGTTTCCTCGAGTCTCAGCTGGATGGCTCCATTGGCGCCCTCTCCGGTGGTTGGAAGATGAAGCTCGCTCTGTGCCGTGCCGTTTTCGAGAACCCCGATATCCTGCTCCTCGACGAGCCCACCAACCACTTGGACGTCAAGAACGTTGAGTGGCTCGAGAACTACCTCAAGTCCTCTCCTTGCACTTCCATCATGGTCTCCCACGACTCTGGCTTCTTGGACCGTGTCATCCAGCACGTTGTTCACTACGAGCGCTTCAAGCTGAAGCGTTACCGTGGTACCCTGTCCGAGTTCGTCAAGCGTGTCCCCTCTGCCCGCTCCTACTACGAGCTCGGTGCCTCCGAGATGGAGTTCAAGTTCCCCGAGCCCGGTTTCCTCGAGGGTGTCAAGACCAAGTCCAAGGCCATTATCCGTGTCAGCAACATGTCCTTCCAGTACCCCGGTACTCCCCAGCCCCAGATTCGCGACATTACCTTCCAGGTCTCTCTTGGCTCTCGTATTGCCGTCATTGGTCCCAACGGTGCTGGCAAGTCTACTCTTGTCAACGTCCTGACTGGTGAACTTATCCCCACCTCCGGTGATGTCTACCAGCACGAGAACATCCGTATCGCCTACATCAAGCAGCACGCTTTCGCTCACATCGATAACCACCTCGACTCTACTCCTTCCGAGTACATCCAGTGGCGCTTCCAGACTGGTGAGGACCGTGAGACCATGGACCGTGCCAACAAGATCGTcaccgaggaggatgagaaggccATGGACAAGATCTACAAGGTCGAGGGTACCCTCCGTCGTGTTGTCGGCATCCACTCTCGCCGCAAGTTCAAGAACACCTACGAGTACGAGATCTCTTGGGCTCTTGGTGACAACGTCGGCATGAAGTCCGAGAAGTGGACCCCCATGATGTCCAACGAGAACACCTGGTTGCCTCGTTCCGAGATCATCATGTCCCACCCCAAGCAGGTCGCCGAGGTTGACCAGAAGGAGGCTCTTGCTTCCGGTCAGTTCCGTCCCCTTGTCCGTAAGGAGATTGAGCAGCACTGCGCCAACTTCGGTCTCGATGCCGAGCTGGTCTCTCACTCCCGCATGCGTGGTCTGTCCGGTGGTCAGCGTGTCAAGGTCGTCCTCGCCGCCTGCTCTTGGCAGCGTCCCCACATCATCGTCCTTGACGAGCCCACCAACTACCTCGACCGTGACTCTCTCGGTGCCCTCTCCAAGGCCATCAAGTCCTTCGAGGGTGGTGTTGTCATCATTACTCACTCCCGTGAGTTCACTGAGAACCTCACTGAGGAAGTGTGGGCCGTTAACCACGGTGTCATGACTCCCTCCGGTCACAACTGGGTTCAGGGCCAGGGCTCCGGTCCCCGTCTTGACCAGaagggtgatgatgatgaggacaaGTTCGATGCCATGGGTAACAAGATCGTtgtcgagaagaagaagaagctcactG GCTCTGAGctccgcaagaagaagaaggagcgtGCTGCCCGCCGCAAGCGTGGTGAGGAGGTGTTCTctgatgaggatgacttcTAA
- a CDS encoding putative ATP-dependent helicase IRC3, whose product MELIRKFGLLAVSRSWKRPPRGFSGLSAWRQVRLNSTSTPPTRSAGIVLRDYQEECIQSVLRYLDEGHRRLGISLATGAGKTVIFTQLIGRIPPRNVEATKTMIIVHRRELVEQAAKHCRLAYPDKVVEIEMGNNVATGDGDIIIASVQTLARGRIQKFDPNLFKLILVDEAHHIVARSYREALGHFGLNEPSSNAPVLVGVSATFARFDGLKLGAAIDHIVYHKDYVDMIGENWLSNAVFTTVKSEANLSNVKKDKFGDFALGSLSKAVNTAITNDITVRAWLANAHDRKSTLVFCVDVEHAKQLTATFREHGIDARYITASTHKNVRAEQLEAFRNQEFPVLLNCGLFTEGTDIPNIDCVLLARPTRSKNLLIQMIGRGLRLYPGKKDCHIIDMVATLATGVLSTPTLFGLHPDEVLNKSSVNDFQKSQADDQGQPDPLADATAETEENDVSLQFTKYDSIYDLLDDSRSEKHIRSISPNSWVRVGDEKYLLSESSGWLSLEKEKNMYNVYHVMKFNNPMTETPQFTRPRRVASGEDLETAVRAADTYASNKFDERYIASWKPWRQNPATAGQLQMLNKARIRDGKLRPEDLTRGQAADMITKLKFGGKKRFKSIGVQQRKAERREKALNEFAELQERTRVKVGPVEGSSSSN is encoded by the exons ATGGAGCTTATACGCAAGTTTGGGCTTCTAGCGGTCTCACGATCTTGGAAAAGGCCTCCAAGGGGATTCTCAGGTCTTTCGGCATGGCGGCAGGTGAGACTTAATTCTACGTCAACACCACCGACTCGCTCGGCCGGCATCGTGCTCCGCGATTACCAGGAAGAATGCATTCAATCTGTCCTGAGATACCTCGATGAGGGACATCGGCGTCTTGGGATTTCATTAGCTACTGGGGCTGGCAAAACA GTCATCTTCACTCAACTAATCGGTCGAATCCCACCACGCAATGTCGAAGCCACCAAGACGATGATCATCGTTCATCGGCGCGAACTGGTTGAACAAGCGGCGAAACACTGCCGTCTCGCGTATCCTGATAAGGTGGTGGAGATAGAAATGGGAAACAACGTTGCAACAGGCGATGGGGATATCATTATCGCTTCCGTGCAAACGCTTGCTCGAGGACGAATCCAAAAATTCGACCCCAACCTGTTCAAGTTGATTCTTGTTGACGAGGCCCACCACATTGTTGCACGTTCATACCGAGAAGCTCTGGGACACTTTGGCCTGAATGAGCCATCATCGAATGCGCCAGTCCTCGTCGGTGTCTCGGCCACATTTGCGCGATTTGATGGCCTCAAACTGGGTGCTGCAATCGATCACATCGTCTACCATAAGGACTATGTTGACATGATCGGCGAGAACTGGCTATCAAATGCTGTCTTTACAACAGTCAAGTCGGAAGCAAATCTCTCGAATGTGAAAAAGGACAAGTTCGGCGATTTCGCTCTGGGATCCCTCTCCAAAGCCGTCAACACCGCCATAACAAATGACATCACGGTGCGAGCTTGGCTGGCTAATGCGCACGATCGGAAATCCACGCTTGTTTTTTGTGTCGATGTTGAACACGCAAAGCAGCTCACGGCGACCTTTCGCGAACATGGCATCGATGCGCGATATATCACCGCAAGTACGCACAAGAACGTGCGAGCTGAGCAATTAGAAGCTTTCAGGAACCAGGAATTCCCAGTCCTTCTCAACTGTGGCCTGTTCACAGAGGGGACGGATATTCCCAATATCGACTGTGTGCTTCTCGCGCGTCCGACGCGGTCCAAGAACCTTTTGATTCAAATGATCGGACGCGGCTTGCGTCTTTATCCCGGCAAAAAGGACTGCCATATCATCGACATGGTTGCCACACTGGCCACCGGTGTCTTGTCCACGCCAACATTATTTGGTCTTCATCCCGATGAAGTACTCAACAAATCTTCCGTCAATGACTTTCAAAAGAGCCAGGCCGACGACCAAGGCCAGCCTGACCCACTGGCAGATGCGACCGCGGAAACCGAAGAAAACGACGTCAGTCTCCAGTTTACCAAATACGATAGCATCTATGATCTTCTGGATGACTCGCGCTCAGAAAAGCACATCCGTTCAATCAGCCCCAACTCTTGGGTCCGTGTCGGCGACGaaaaatatctcctctcAGAATCATCCGGTTGGCTGAGtctcgagaaagaaaaaaatatgTACAATGTCTACCACGTGATGAAGTTCAACAACCCAATGACCGAGACACCCCAGTTCACTCGTCCTCGGCGTGTCGCATCCGGGGAGGACCTCGAAACTGCGGTCCGTGCCGCAGACACCTACGCCAGTAACAAGTTTGACGAGCGATATATTGCATCCTGGAAGCCATGGAGACAGAATCCAGCTACGGCGGGTCAGCTCCAAATGCTCAACAAAGCCCGCATTAGAGATGGCAAACTACGGCCCGAGGACCTGACTCGAGGTCAAGCAGCTGACATGATCACCAAGCTCAAATTCGGTGGCAAGAAGCGGTTCAAGAGTATTGGAGTCCAGCAAAGAAAAGCCGAACGCAGAGAAAAAGCACTGAATGAATTTGCTGAGCTGCAAGAGAGGACTCGGGTAAAAGTTGGGCCCGTGGAAGGCTCAAGTAGCTCAAATTGA
- a CDS encoding Glutathione S-transferase-like protein OpS6, with protein MALKAIKIYDHGPSPNPWKVVMLLEELNLSYAREAVDFADAKKEPFISINPNGRLPAIEDPNTGMTLWESGAILEYLVETYDKEHRLSFECGSTDYFLAKQWLHFQMSGQGPYFGQAVWFTKSHPERLESASERYIREIRRVSGVLDKFLQDKEYLVGGKFSYVDLAFIPWYLIMSWFDIDLASEFPSLDAWLSRQKVRPAIEKALKARDAEPFI; from the coding sequence atggcACTCAAAGCTATCAAGATTTACGACCACGGCCCAAGCCCCAATCCCTGGAAAGTCGTCATGCTACTCGAGGAGCTCAATCTCTCATACGCCAGAGAGGCAGTGGATTTCGCCGATGCCAAAAAAGAGCCTTTTATCTCTATCAACCCGAATGGTCGACTGCCCGCGATCGAAGACCCCAATACTGGAATGACCCTTTGGGAGTCTGGTGCTATCCTTGAATACCTGGTGGAGACGTACGACAAAGAGCACAGACTCAGCTTTGAATGTGGCTCAACTGATTATTTCCTCGCCAAGCAATGGCTGCATTTTCAGATGTCCGGTCAAGGTCCTTACTTTGGTCAGGCAGTGTGGTTCACAAAATCCCATCCAGAGAGACTTGAAAGCGCCAGTGAGCGCTACATTAGAGAAATACGCCGTGTCTCGGGAGTGCTGGACAAGTTCTTGCAGGATAAAGAGTACCTTGTTGGAGGGAAGTTCAGTTATGTCGACCTGGCCTTCATCCCTTGGTATTTGATCATGAGCTGGTTTGATATCGATTTGGCAAGCGAATTCCCGAGCCTCGATGCGTGGCTGAGCCGCCAAAAAGTTCGTCCTGCGATTGAAAAGGCACTGAAGGCACGAGATGCAGAGCCATTTATCTGA
- a CDS encoding Mannosyl-oligosaccharide 1,2-alpha-mannosidase, translated as MRSARQPKRPPSPKSYRATRWRVLFGRNRVVQALLTGGVFALLAGNFKNLSNEGTVIDFFRPIDKDTYWESHREEVKDAFLTSWDAYSKYAWGYDVFHPISKSGSQMSPNGLGWIIVDSLDTLMIMNLTTQLGDARKWLHRALTYDQDQDVNTFETTIRMLGGLLSAHFLSTQLPHVSSRRDYIYLAKAIDLADRLLSAYESRSGIPYASVNLGRRQGLPSHADGGASSTAEATTLQLEMKYLAHLTGNEIYWRKAENVIKVIDDHRMRDGLVPIFVHPETGRFQYREIRLGSRGDSYYEYLIKQYLQTYGQEPIYSEMWEEALAGIQKHLVTTTKHSNLKFIAELPQGVGGKLSPKMDHLVCFLPGSIAIGATEGRKEAEARQLPSWNAKKEEQMKLAKELMKTCWAMYAVTESGLSPEIAWFEADPSDLEPGPASRPQTRSSDDPSSWKKDFIIKPLDAHNLQRPETVESLFLMFRVTNDPIYRKWGWKIFNAFQKHTLVPDGEGYTSLNDVTKAHPPQRDNMESFWLAETLKYLYLLFSPADFIPLTEVVFNTEAHVLPRFEPSKFKTGWSRKEDR; from the exons ATGCGATCCGCTCGGCAGCCCAAGCGTCCGCCGAGTCCCAAATCCTACAGAGCCACCCGCTGGCGGGTTCTGTTTGGGCGAAATAGAGTTGTTCAAGCTTTATTAACGGGGGGTGTTTTCGCATTGTTGGCGGGGAACTTCAAGAACCTTTCTAATGAGGGGACGGTCATCGACTTCTTCCGGCCAATTGACAAAGACACCTATTGGGAAAGTCATCGGGAGGAGGTCAAAGACGCGTTCCTAACCAGTTGGGACGCGTATTCCAAGTATGCGTGGG GCTACGATGTCTTTCATCCCATCTCCAAGTCGGGCTCTCAAATGAGTCCGAATGGTCTTGGGTGGATCATTGTCGATAGTCTGGATAccttgatgatcatgaaTCTCACGACACAGCTTGGCGATGCTCGCAAGTGGCTGCATCGGGCTTTGACGTATGACCAAGATCAAGACGTGAACACGTTCGAGACGACCATTCGCATGCTAGGTGGACTGTTGTCTGCCCACTTCCTATCGACTCAGCTTCCACATGTGTCGTCTCGGCGAGACTATATCTACCTTGCCAAGGCGATCGACTTGGCTGATCGCCTTCTCAGCGCCTATGAATCGCGCTCGGGAATACCATACGCGAGTGTCAATCTTGGCAGACGCCAAGGTCTCCCATCTCATGCTGACGGAGGCGCCTCGTCCACTGCAGAAGCCACAACCCTTCAATTGGAGATGAAGTACTTGGCCCATTTAACGGGAAATGAGATCTACTGGCGGAAAGCAGAGAATGTGATTAAGGTGATTGATGATCATCGTATGCGAGATGGCCTGGTGCCCATTTTCGTTCACCCAGAGACGGGAAGGTTTCAGTATCGAGAAATCCGGCTGGGGAGCCGCGGCGACTCCTACTATG AATATTTGATAAAACAATATCTTCAAACCTATGGTCAGGAACCTATCTACAGTGAGATGTGGGAAGAGGCACTGGCAGGCATTCAAAAACACCTCGTCACCACCACGAAGCACTCGAATCTCAAGTTCATCGCCGAACTACCGCAGGGAGTCGGCGGTAAACTTTCCCCGAAAATGGATCATTTGGTTTGCTTTTTGCCAGGCTCTATTGCAATCGGCGCCACTGAAGGTCGgaaagaggcagaggcaCGTCAGTTGCCTAGTTGGAACGCTAAAAAGGAAGAGCAGATGAAGCTGGCAAAGGAACTCATGAAAACCTGCTGGGCCATGTATGCAGTGACCGAATCTGGCCTCTCGCCTGAGATCGCCTGGTTTGAGGCAGACCCCAGCGACCTGGAGCCAGGCCCTGCGTCACGGCCCCAGACTAGAAGCAGTGATGATCCAAGCTCTTGGAAAAAAGATTTCATCATCAAGCCCCTGGATGCGCACAATCTACAACGACCGGAAACCGTTGAAAGTCTCTTCTTGATGTTCCGCGTGACAAATGACCCTATATACCGAAAATGGGGCTGGAAGATTTTCAACGCATTTCAAAAGCACACGCTGGTTCCCGATGGGGAGGGATACACGTCCCTGAATGATGTGACAAAGGCACATCCACCACAGCGTGACAATATGGAGAGCTTCTGGCTG GCCGAAACACTGAAATATCTATATCTATTGTTCTCTCCGGCCGACTTCATTCCTCTCACAGAGGTTGTCTTCAACACGGAAGCCCACGTGTTACCTCGGTTTGAACCAAGTAAATTCAAGACAGGGTGGTCACGTAAAGAAGACCGATGA